In one window of Sciurus carolinensis chromosome X, mSciCar1.2, whole genome shotgun sequence DNA:
- the Gpr119 gene encoding glucose-dependent insulinotropic receptor, with protein sequence MESSFSFGVILAVLAFLIIATNALVAVAVLLSIHKNDGVGLCFTLNLAVADTLIGVAISGLVADQLSSSAQTTQKTLCSLRMAFVTSSAAASVLTVMLIAFDRYLAIKQPLRYFQIMSGLVAGACIAGLWLLSYLIGFLPLGVSIFQQTTYQGPCTFFAVFHPRFVLTLSCAGFFPAMLLFVFFYCDMLKIASMHSQQIRKMEHAGSLAGAYRPPRYPSDFKAVRTVSVLIGSFTLSWSPFLITSIVQVACQECHLYKVLEQYLWLLGVGNSLLNPLIYAYWQKEVRLQLYHMALGVKKGLTSFLLLLSTRNGGPERPRESSCHIITVSNSELDG encoded by the coding sequence ATGGAGTCATCTTTCTCATTTGGAGTGATCCTTGCTGTACTGGCCTTCCTTATCATTGCTACTAATGCACTAGTGGCTGTGGCTGTGCTGCTGTCAATCCACAAGAATGATGGTGTTGGTCTATGCTTCACCTTGAATCTGGCTGTGGCTGACACCTTGATTGGCGTGGCTATCTCTGGCCTAGTTGCAGACCAGCTCTCCAGCTCTGCTCAGACCACACAGAAGACCCTGTGCAGCCTACGGATGGCATTTGTCACTTCTTCTGCGGCTGCCTCTGTTCTCACAGTCATGTTGATTGCTTTTGACAGGTACCTTGCCATCAAGCAGCCCCTCCGCTACTTTCAGATCATGAGTGGGCTTGTGGCTGGGGCCTGCATTGCCGGGCTATGGTTATTGTCTTACCTCATTGGCTTCCTCCCACTTGGAGTCTCCATATTCCAGCAAACCACCTACCAAGGGCCCTGCACCTTCTTTGCTGTGTTTCATCCAAGGTTTGTGCTGACCCTCTCCTGTGCTGGATTCTTCCCAGCCATGCTCCTCTTTGTCTTCTTCTACTGTGACATGCTCAAGATTGCCTCCATGCATAGCCAGCAGATCCGAAAGATGGAACATGCAGGATCCTTGGCTGGGGCTTACCGGCCTCCACGGTATCCAAGTGACTTCAAGGCTGTCCGCACTGTGTCTGTTCTCATCGGGAGCTTCACTCTATCCTGGTCCCCATTTCTTATCACTAGCATTGTGCAGGTGGCCTGCCAAGAGTGCCACCTCTACAAAGTGCTGGAACAGTACCTGTGGCTGCTCGGTGTAGGCAACTCCCTGCTCAACCCACTCATCTATGCCTATTGGCAGAAGGAGGTGCGGCTGCAGCTCTACCACATGGCCCTGGGAGTGAAGAAGGGGCTCACCTCATTCCTCCTCCTTCTGTCAACCAGGAATGGTGGGCCAGAGAGACCCAGGGAAAGTTCCTGTCACATCATCACTGTGTCCAACTCAGAGCTCGATGGCTAA